In Pseudanabaena sp. FACHB-2040, the sequence CGGTACCGTTGGTGGCGGTGGCCTGGGGCTGCTGTTTTTCCTAGGGATACTTGGATTTACAGGCTTGCCCATTCTGTTTGGCCTAATGCGGCTGGGAACTGGCCTAATCTTCTCGTCCGGCGGCCGCCGAGGGGGCTACAGTCGCTCTGGCTACAGTAACTACGGTGGTGGGCACCACGCTGCCAATGAAATAGACAACGATACCGTTACCATTACCCAACTCCAGGTAGCACTTCTAGCCCAGGCCAAAACCATCCAGATAGAGCTGACTGAGCTAGCTTCTCGCGCCGATGTAGAAAGCCAGACCGGACTCACCCAGCTCCTCCAGGAAACTGCGCTGGCCCTATTGCGATCGCCCGAATATTGGTCCCATGCTCGGCTCGAGTCCCAGACCGTTCGCAGTCGCGAACAGGCAAGCCAAATCTTCGAGCGACTCTCCATTGCAGAGCGCAGCAAAGTAGCGCGAGAAACCCTGGTCAATACAGGCGGTGAAGTTCGTCGTACAGCCTACACGCCCCGTTCAGACGCCGACCCCTCTGCCTACATCGTCGTCACCCTACTGCTCGGCACCGCAGACGATCGTCCCCTGACCAGCACGTCGATTAACTCTGGAAACGATTTGCAGGCGGTTCTACAGCGACTGGGCTCAGTCCCCCCCGAATATCTAATGATTTACGAATTGCTCTGGTCCCCCCAAGATGCTAGAGACAGCTTGAGCTACGACGATCTACTGCTGGCCTATCCCAACCTGACCCAGATCGCCTAATGTCGAGGACAACTCGCTCAAATCATAATGCTCTACTGGAAGACAATAGGGTACAGCCGATAACCCATCACTCTCCACTATTTTGAAAGCAGCGCTGGAATCAACAGTCCCTGCAAGTCCAAATTCTTCAGATCAACCTTTGACGAAGCGAGGTCAATTTCCAATCCAACCACTCCGCCTGCTTCGTCAAAGTCAATGACCACATCAGGCGCGATTTCCTCCGACTCTACACTAGCGTTGCTGTTTAGCCGGATCGACAATGTATCAGTCTCTGAAAAATACTGAATCTTCATGGTTCTAAGCCCTTCTCCAAGCGAGATCGAAAATTTCGGTCGAAGTAAGCATTATGTAGCGTTTCCCCATCTTCCAGAGTAATAACTCTGAGAACGCGATTGCCATATTCTGGAACGAGAGCCCAATAACTAATCCTGCCATTGGGTTGGGTGAGTGTTTTAAGCGGATTAGCCAGAACTCGCTCACACCACTCCCGTTGAATTTCAGGTCGATCAAGAAGCTTCTGCTCAAAGTAAGCAGTTGTTTTCATTGCTGCCCTCTTAAAAACACCTAACCTCCAAACTGTTGAGGATCAAGCACTTCACCTGTCCGCTGGCTCTCTACACTCTCCACATAAGCCCTTGCCACCTGCGCCGCAGGTAGCCCGCCCGCGCCGTCTTGCCCCATTGCTACCAGCGTTTCGCTGACCCAAGGCGGCGAAACCACATTTACCCGAATCCCTCGCGGAGCCTCCAGCGCCGCCGCCCGCATAAAGCCTTCAACGCCTGCATTCACCAGGCTAATGGCAGCACTTCCCGGCATCGGGTTCTGAGCCAGCACACCCGTCGTCAGCGTAAAAGAGCCATTGTCTCTAACACAGGCTAGCCCCACCCGCACCAGATTGACCTGGCCCATCAGCTTGTTGGACAGACTGAACTGAAAGTCCTCATCCGTCAGCGACTCCAGCGGCCCAAACTTGGCCTGCCCCGCCGCAGATACCACCGCATCGCATTCACCAATCGCTTCAAAGAGCGCCTTGATAGACTCCTTAGACATCAGATCAACCTGGTAGTCTCCGCTGGAGCGCCCTACCTGGACAATCTCATGCTTGGCCGACAACGCACTCACAACCTCCGCACCAATCGTTCCACTTGCGCCAATGATGACTACTTTCATGGGTTGTCCTGTGTTGGGGATTTTTACCTGCGGCCAGCCTCGTCTCCTATGATGAAACCATACCGCTCATGCTAAAAGCCATGACAGCCGTCACGCTTCAAGGCAAAACCTTTCAGCTTCACCAGTGGCAGACTGCCACTTGGGAAGACTATGTTCGACTACGAGACAATCCTGCAATTGAACGGGCGCGGATTTTTTTCAATCAAGGTTGGCTATGGATGGATATGGGCGGCGAAGGCATCAACCACGCTAGTATTGGCGACCTTTTCATCGGCTTTTTCTTTCTCTGGGCAATGTCACACCCAGAGGAGACATACACCTCTATTAGTCGGTGCCAGCTAGAGAAACCCGGAGTTTGCGCAGCAGCTCCAGACTTAGTTTTTTATGTGGGTGAAGAGGTACCTCAGTGGCGACGGGGCGAGTCTCGCTACATCAAGCTAGATTCTGCGCGAGCACCCAACCTAGTCGGTGAGATTTCTGATACAACATTAGCCCTTGATCTAGATGAAAAAAAGAAACTCTACGCTGCCCTAGGAATTGCAGAATATTGGGTAATTAATACTCAAGGAAAGCAGGTCTTTTTCTTCCAGCTTCAGGGCGACGGCAGCTATGAGGAATTTCAGACTTCTCAAGTTTTTCCGGGTCTTTCTGTAGACCTGCTTGAACAAACTCTAGAGCACCTCGACAGCGAGTCAAATACCGCAGCAGCCCTCTGGTTGTCTCAACAGCTCCAGAAGTAACTATCAAGCCCTTACTCGGCTCTTGGTGGGGTCATAAGCTGCCAGCGGCCCGACTGTAGCTTTTACTCGCCGCTTCAGGCCATCCATAAAGCCAACCTCTAGCACAGTACCCGGTGCGGCAAACTCTGGCACTACTTGGGCCATTGCAATGCTGCGGTTCAAAATCGGTGAAAACGTACCGCTGGTAACGTGGCCGACGCGCCAGCGTTCGCCCTCGGCAAATACGCACTGCTCGCCGCAGGCAACCTCGTTGCTCTCCAGCACTAAACCAATAGCTACCTTGGAAGGGTGCGACTGAATTTGCTCCAATGCTTTGCGACCGATGAAGTCGCCTTTGGTCTTCATTGCCACCGTCCAGCCAATACCTGCCTGGTAGGGAGAGGTTAGATCGTCAAATTCTCGCCCTGCCGCTAGCAGTCCGGCTTCGATTCGGGCTCGATCTAGGGCCAGCATCCCCAGAGGCGCTATGCCGTGGGATTTTCCGGCATCGAGTAACCGAGTCCACAGAGCAGTGCCGTCCTGAGGGTGGACAAATAGCTCATAGCCCAGTTCTCCGGTATAGCCGGTACGGGAAATCAGCACAGGTACTCCGCTTAGTTGGCCCTGGGCAAAGCGGAAGTATTGCAGATCAGTAAGGGACTTGCAGCCGCTCTCTTCGTCCAGCACCAGTAGGTCAGAGAGCAGGTCGCGGGATAATGGCCCCTGAACAGCTAGGTTATGCAGCTGGTGGCTGATAGGCTGAATTTTGACCTGAAAGCTGTGCTCATCGGCGACCTGACTGAGCCATAGGGCGTCACTGTCGCAGTTGCCCACATAGCGCAGGTGCGTATTGCTAAAGCGAAAGACAATGCCATCGTCGATAATGCTGCCGTGGGGGCTGAGCAGGCAGCCGTAGGCAGATTGGCCTGGGGCTAGCTTTTCAACATTGCGGGAAAAGGCGTATTGCAGCAGGTTCACGGCATCTGGCCCGATCACCTCAAACTTACGCAGCGCAGAGAGATCCATCATTGCCACTCGCTGCCGCAGCGCCCAGTACTCAGCATGGTCGCCTCGATGGGAAAAGCTGGCAGGTGCCCAAAAGCCGCTGTACTCCACCAAATACCCGGTGTGCTGACGAATGGCTGGGGTGAAGCCGCTGTCCTGAGTTAGCCGCAGTGGTAGATCGGGGGCAACTCG encodes:
- a CDS encoding DUF1517 domain-containing protein, with the translated sequence MTNPLRWLNTDPQVRSHPGHTRKAPLFFILLLLSSLGLSFGPPAKATEVEPEPQQSTVSEEDILLASSGGRARGGSFRRSAPPSSLPSEGLPRTLPGGGGYGGSYGGGYYEDYGGYYPRGPRRGPVIIPAPYPGGYGGGYGGGYGYPGGGTVGGGGLGLLFFLGILGFTGLPILFGLMRLGTGLIFSSGGRRGGYSRSGYSNYGGGHHAANEIDNDTVTITQLQVALLAQAKTIQIELTELASRADVESQTGLTQLLQETALALLRSPEYWSHARLESQTVRSREQASQIFERLSIAERSKVARETLVNTGGEVRRTAYTPRSDADPSAYIVVTLLLGTADDRPLTSTSINSGNDLQAVLQRLGSVPPEYLMIYELLWSPQDARDSLSYDDLLLAYPNLTQIA
- a CDS encoding DUF2283 domain-containing protein, whose amino-acid sequence is MKIQYFSETDTLSIRLNSNASVESEEIAPDVVIDFDEAGGVVGLEIDLASSKVDLKNLDLQGLLIPALLSK
- a CDS encoding short chain dehydrogenase, whose protein sequence is MKVVIIGASGTIGAEVVSALSAKHEIVQVGRSSGDYQVDLMSKESIKALFEAIGECDAVVSAAGQAKFGPLESLTDEDFQFSLSNKLMGQVNLVRVGLACVRDNGSFTLTTGVLAQNPMPGSAAISLVNAGVEGFMRAAALEAPRGIRVNVVSPPWVSETLVAMGQDGAGGLPAAQVARAYVESVESQRTGEVLDPQQFGG
- a CDS encoding Uma2 family endonuclease produces the protein MTAVTLQGKTFQLHQWQTATWEDYVRLRDNPAIERARIFFNQGWLWMDMGGEGINHASIGDLFIGFFFLWAMSHPEETYTSISRCQLEKPGVCAAAPDLVFYVGEEVPQWRRGESRYIKLDSARAPNLVGEISDTTLALDLDEKKKLYAALGIAEYWVINTQGKQVFFFQLQGDGSYEEFQTSQVFPGLSVDLLEQTLEHLDSESNTAAALWLSQQLQK
- a CDS encoding DUF1989 domain-containing protein encodes the protein MQVPPKPITPTYQDVPPPLGKVVAEYRVAACTALAYLVKAGQYIQVIDVEGSQCSDFLAFAGEGYQEELDGTVTRTLNGRAMPQAGLHGKYFSQLMNPLIEVVQDTCDRHDSFMLACTARYYEDAGYPGHISCSGNFNEVLAPYAIAPRPGWPAVNFFFNTAVEGGGAMAPGSRSSTIASAEAWSRPGDYVLLKAQQDLLCASSACPDDIDPANGWHPTPIHVRIYDAAETFPQAIGRRVAPDLPLRLTQDSGFTPAIRQHTGYLVEYSGFWAPASFSHRGDHAEYWALRQRVAMMDLSALRKFEVIGPDAVNLLQYAFSRNVEKLAPGQSAYGCLLSPHGSIIDDGIVFRFSNTHLRYVGNCDSDALWLSQVADEHSFQVKIQPISHQLHNLAVQGPLSRDLLSDLLVLDEESGCKSLTDLQYFRFAQGQLSGVPVLISRTGYTGELGYELFVHPQDGTALWTRLLDAGKSHGIAPLGMLALDRARIEAGLLAAGREFDDLTSPYQAGIGWTVAMKTKGDFIGRKALEQIQSHPSKVAIGLVLESNEVACGEQCVFAEGERWRVGHVTSGTFSPILNRSIAMAQVVPEFAAPGTVLEVGFMDGLKRRVKATVGPLAAYDPTKSRVRA